Proteins found in one Maridesulfovibrio sp. genomic segment:
- a CDS encoding DJ-1/PfpI family protein, translating to MAKKILMIVGDFVEDYEVMVPFQALQAMGFEVDAICPDKKAGEQVATAVHDFESQQTYLERPGHNFTINADFDSVKTGDYAALVVPGGRAPEYLRLNEKVLDIVRDFSDRPIASICHGPQLLATAGMLKGKKVSAYPACAPEVKMAGGEYVEIGMDDAISDGNLITAPAWPAHPKWLRLLADRIG from the coding sequence ATGGCTAAGAAAATTCTGATGATCGTCGGTGACTTTGTGGAAGACTACGAAGTAATGGTTCCTTTTCAGGCACTTCAGGCTATGGGCTTTGAGGTGGACGCCATATGCCCGGACAAAAAAGCAGGAGAACAGGTTGCCACTGCGGTCCATGATTTTGAATCCCAGCAGACCTACCTTGAACGCCCAGGTCACAACTTCACCATCAACGCTGACTTTGACAGTGTTAAAACCGGAGATTATGCTGCTCTTGTAGTTCCCGGAGGCAGAGCTCCCGAATATCTGCGCCTGAATGAAAAAGTGCTCGATATCGTCCGTGATTTTTCCGACCGGCCCATTGCTTCCATATGCCACGGACCGCAACTTCTTGCGACAGCAGGAATGCTGAAGGGTAAAAAAGTCTCTGCCTATCCGGCATGCGCCCCAGAAGTAAAAATGGCCGGAGGGGAATATGTTGAAATAGGCATGGACGATGCCATTAGCGATGGTAATCTCATAACAGCTCCCGCATGGCCCGCCCATCCTAAATGGCTGCGCCTGCTGGCAGACCGCATCGGTTAA
- a CDS encoding DVU0298 family protein, whose protein sequence is MATGRKIKKEVMDVLANENWESDFEGLMEKYTMQNLVAPLFASLCASTVIVRWHGVTCFGKVISRMAQEDAAKARIVMRRIMWMLNEESGGCAWGVPETMGEIAAVNSLMAKEYGKILLSYSHEDEEGPENYLEFPILLRGAVWGVARMAQTRPEIAAQATNDMIRFLSYADPVIQGTACWALGGLKASESVKTLEDLTDNDTVIDIYRDSLLQSVTVGRLAQDALERILGH, encoded by the coding sequence ATGGCTACCGGACGTAAAATCAAAAAAGAAGTCATGGACGTTCTGGCTAACGAAAACTGGGAAAGCGATTTCGAGGGTTTGATGGAAAAATACACCATGCAAAACCTCGTGGCCCCTCTTTTCGCATCACTTTGCGCAAGTACTGTTATCGTTCGCTGGCACGGAGTAACCTGCTTCGGCAAGGTGATTTCCCGTATGGCGCAGGAGGACGCAGCCAAGGCACGAATTGTCATGCGCAGAATTATGTGGATGCTTAATGAAGAGTCAGGTGGTTGCGCCTGGGGTGTTCCTGAAACAATGGGTGAAATCGCTGCTGTAAACTCCCTTATGGCTAAAGAGTACGGCAAAATTCTGCTTAGCTACAGCCATGAAGACGAAGAAGGACCGGAAAACTATCTGGAATTTCCGATTCTGCTCCGCGGCGCAGTATGGGGCGTAGCCCGCATGGCGCAGACACGGCCGGAAATAGCAGCGCAAGCCACAAATGATATGATCCGCTTTCTTTCATACGCCGACCCGGTAATACAGGGGACAGCCTGTTGGGCTCTGGGTGGATTGAAAGCTTCTGAGTCCGTTAAAACGCTTGAAGATTTGACGGATAATGATACTGTTATTGATATTTACAGGGACTCGTTATTGCAGTCTGTAACGGTGGGAAGGCTGGCTCAGGATGCCCTGGAAAGAATTTTAGGGCATTAA
- a CDS encoding anti-phage dCTP deaminase, which translates to MNKENTAKELTKVSTHKGKENITKRINSRKRTDLVVAICGQLGSGTSTVSKEIKSIFESFNYTVYTVKLSKIIQEERSVTTKGLSKLQRIKELQENGNYMRLNYSHSVLAEFAVKQVHTYRAGADTDRDIDDERFVVLIDSIKHPEEYDLLNLVYGNSFFQIGVLCPENQRKQRLIVNADATPEIATKLIEKDKKENKPHGQKTINALYQSDFFLYNEKDNISNIRTKLNRFISLIMSDITITPTVEEYAMFLAQGSALRSGCLSRQVGAAILDEHNEIIATGRNDVPKFGGGLYCENDLTNDNRCIHRYNSGCKNTEYKNAIKDEIISTISDYIKTGLNIEEIADNLFKIDKIKNLTEFSRSIHAEMDAITTAARTGNKSLKNAKLFCTTYPCHNCARHIVASGISTVYYIEPYEKSLALKLHDDSIEFDAAYSYNGKKLKIIPFEGVSPKKYIDLFVAEDRKKKQKEPIDRTEVSPAIANLKESVELYEKVVIDNMVDREIIPAPQKPK; encoded by the coding sequence ATGAACAAAGAAAATACCGCAAAAGAACTCACAAAGGTTTCAACTCACAAAGGCAAAGAAAATATAACCAAGAGGATTAATTCAAGGAAAAGAACAGATTTAGTTGTTGCTATATGTGGACAACTTGGGAGTGGAACGTCAACAGTCAGCAAAGAGATTAAGTCTATCTTTGAAAGCTTCAACTATACTGTATACACTGTAAAATTAAGCAAAATTATACAGGAAGAACGGTCTGTTACCACAAAGGGATTAAGTAAGTTACAACGCATTAAAGAATTACAAGAAAATGGTAATTATATGCGGCTCAATTATAGTCATAGTGTCCTTGCTGAATTTGCTGTAAAACAAGTGCATACCTATAGAGCAGGAGCAGATACAGATAGAGACATTGATGATGAACGCTTCGTTGTTCTCATAGACAGCATCAAACATCCTGAAGAATACGATCTTCTCAATCTTGTTTATGGAAATTCTTTCTTCCAAATAGGTGTATTATGCCCTGAAAATCAACGAAAACAAAGATTAATTGTTAATGCAGACGCTACACCTGAAATTGCAACAAAATTAATCGAAAAAGACAAAAAAGAAAACAAACCTCATGGGCAAAAAACTATTAACGCTTTGTATCAGTCCGACTTCTTCCTTTACAATGAAAAAGACAATATTTCTAACATTCGTACTAAATTGAACAGATTCATAAGCCTGATAATGTCTGATATTACTATCACACCAACAGTAGAAGAATATGCAATGTTTCTTGCCCAAGGGTCAGCTCTTCGGTCAGGATGCCTTTCACGGCAAGTAGGGGCGGCTATCCTTGATGAACATAATGAAATCATTGCTACCGGGCGTAATGATGTTCCAAAATTTGGTGGCGGTCTTTACTGCGAAAATGATTTAACAAACGATAACAGATGCATTCATAGGTACAACTCAGGATGTAAGAACACAGAGTATAAAAATGCTATCAAAGATGAAATTATAAGCACAATTTCTGATTATATAAAAACTGGTTTAAACATAGAAGAAATAGCAGATAATTTATTTAAAATTGATAAGATAAAAAATCTGACTGAATTTTCACGATCTATACATGCCGAAATGGATGCAATCACAACAGCTGCAAGGACTGGCAACAAGTCGTTAAAAAACGCAAAACTATTTTGCACCACATACCCGTGCCATAACTGCGCTAGACATATTGTTGCAAGCGGCATAAGTACCGTTTACTATATTGAACCATATGAAAAAAGCTTAGCTTTAAAACTCCACGACGACTCTATTGAATTTGATGCTGCATATTCATATAATGGGAAAAAGCTCAAAATTATTCCTTTTGAAGGAGTCTCTCCTAAAAAGTATATAGATCTTTTCGTTGCTGAAGATAGAAAAAAGAAACAAAAGGAACCAATCGATAGAACTGAAGTTTCCCCCGCTATTGCCAACCTAAAGGAAAGCGTTGAACTCTATGAAAAAGTTGTGATTGACAATATGGTTGATCGCGAAATTATCCCTGCCCCTCAAAAGCCTAAATAA
- the cydB gene encoding cytochrome d ubiquinol oxidase subunit II yields the protein MLESIWFLLWGLLWAIYFMLDGYDLGLGAMMPFIAKTEKDRKVIHNAIGPFWDGNEVWLITAGGVTFAAFPKAYAVMFSGLYTALMLLLIALIVRGVAFEFRALMESDRGRKFWDACFVVGSFLPALLLGVAFANIFMGIPIDGEGVFQGNIFTLLNPYGLGGGILFVLLFAQHGLLWLAARTEDGELNQRAADLASTLWPVLATVFIAFLALTGVYTHLLGNFLAYPALLLILLIPIFALVKVRTLISARKWWKAWISSAVLIVSTTLFGVIGLFPALLPSSINPAYSITIHNAASSQLTLKIMLTVALIMVPIVIAYQFWMHKMFATKITDEDLGY from the coding sequence ATGCTTGAATCAATCTGGTTCTTACTATGGGGACTGCTTTGGGCCATTTATTTCATGCTCGACGGGTATGATCTGGGTCTCGGAGCAATGATGCCTTTTATTGCTAAAACGGAAAAAGACCGTAAAGTTATCCATAACGCCATTGGTCCCTTCTGGGACGGTAACGAAGTATGGCTGATTACCGCTGGTGGTGTAACCTTTGCCGCATTTCCAAAAGCCTACGCTGTAATGTTCAGCGGACTCTATACCGCGCTGATGCTGCTGCTTATCGCCCTCATTGTTCGCGGTGTGGCTTTTGAATTCCGCGCACTGATGGAAAGCGACCGCGGACGTAAGTTCTGGGACGCCTGCTTTGTAGTCGGCAGTTTCCTGCCCGCCCTCCTGCTCGGTGTTGCATTTGCCAACATCTTCATGGGAATACCCATTGACGGCGAAGGCGTATTCCAGGGCAACATCTTCACACTGCTCAATCCTTACGGACTCGGCGGCGGTATTCTTTTCGTGCTCCTCTTTGCGCAGCACGGACTGCTCTGGCTTGCTGCGCGTACCGAGGATGGCGAACTCAACCAGCGCGCCGCAGACCTTGCTTCAACACTCTGGCCGGTACTGGCAACAGTTTTTATTGCCTTTCTGGCACTTACCGGAGTATATACACATCTTCTCGGTAACTTCCTCGCCTACCCGGCACTGTTACTGATTCTTCTGATTCCGATCTTTGCTCTTGTTAAGGTCCGCACTCTTATATCAGCACGCAAGTGGTGGAAGGCATGGATCAGCTCCGCTGTACTCATTGTGTCCACTACCTTGTTCGGTGTGATCGGATTGTTCCCGGCCCTGCTGCCTTCCAGCATTAACCCGGCATACTCGATCACTATTCACAATGCTGCTTCAAGTCAGCTGACCCTTAAGATAATGCTGACGGTCGCATTAATCATGGTCCCCATCGTCATCGCTTACCAATTCTGGATGCATAAGATGTTTGCAACCAAGATTACTGATGAAGATCTGGGCTATTAA
- the rd gene encoding rubredoxin, translated as MKYVCTVCGWVYDPAEGDPDGGIAPGTKFEDIPDDWECPVCGAGKDDFEPED; from the coding sequence ATGAAATACGTATGCACAGTTTGTGGATGGGTTTATGATCCTGCAGAAGGAGATCCGGATGGCGGAATCGCTCCCGGTACAAAATTTGAAGATATCCCCGACGATTGGGAATGTCCTGTCTGCGGAGCAGGCAAAGATGACTTTGAACCTGAAGATTAG
- a CDS encoding ribbon-helix-helix domain-containing protein has translation MQGIPMCEIYASTPPTEYEQITRSIRINGAVTSIRIERRFWTILDELAEEEQNSTAKFITKLHNEAYNLNGEISNFASLLRVVCTTYLVNKTA, from the coding sequence ATGCAAGGAATTCCCATGTGTGAAATTTACGCATCCACCCCGCCGACGGAATATGAACAGATAACCCGTTCTATCCGCATTAACGGCGCTGTAACCAGCATCCGTATTGAAAGACGGTTCTGGACAATTCTCGATGAACTGGCTGAGGAAGAGCAAAACAGCACTGCTAAGTTCATCACCAAGCTTCACAATGAAGCCTACAACCTGAATGGTGAAATATCCAATTTCGCCTCTCTTCTACGTGTGGTCTGCACCACCTATCTGGTGAATAAAACTGCCTGA
- a CDS encoding iron ABC transporter substrate-binding protein produces the protein MNKLVSSFLSLMIILCFSLPAIGGPRTITDMAGRKVEIPAKVERVICSGPGCLRYLTYLQGQNMVVGVDSIERRKTRFDARPYAIANPQFKNKPLIGEFRGHDNPELILGLEPQPQVIFKTYKDMGYDPDELQAKTGIPVVCLSYCSLATKREAIYNSLQLMGEIIGRQARAKEICAFMENEINDLKKRTEDIPKEKRSTCYVGGIAQKGPHGLQSTEPAYPPFRFVNARNVACPAKGKGKPLQHTNVSKEQIVAWNPEILFVDISTSQLGENAGAIYELTTDPAYMSLDAVSSGNVYTVLPYNWYSRNYGSIIADAFYVGKVLYPERFKDIDPEIKANEIYSFMVGKPVLQTMEKAFSVKGFQKLELY, from the coding sequence ATGAACAAGCTCGTTTCCTCTTTCCTTTCTCTGATGATCATACTTTGCTTCTCCTTACCAGCCATAGGTGGGCCCAGAACCATTACAGATATGGCAGGACGCAAGGTGGAAATTCCCGCAAAAGTGGAAAGGGTGATCTGTTCCGGTCCGGGCTGCCTTAGGTACCTGACCTATCTGCAAGGCCAGAATATGGTTGTAGGCGTGGATTCTATCGAACGCCGTAAAACCAGATTCGATGCCCGACCCTATGCCATCGCCAATCCGCAATTCAAAAACAAACCGCTGATCGGAGAATTCCGTGGTCACGACAATCCGGAGCTAATTCTCGGACTAGAGCCACAGCCGCAGGTTATCTTCAAGACATACAAGGATATGGGGTATGATCCCGACGAGCTTCAAGCCAAAACCGGAATACCGGTAGTATGCTTATCCTACTGTAGTCTCGCGACCAAACGGGAAGCTATCTACAACTCGCTACAACTCATGGGTGAAATCATAGGCAGACAGGCGCGGGCCAAAGAGATCTGCGCTTTCATGGAAAATGAAATCAATGATCTAAAAAAGAGAACCGAAGATATCCCAAAAGAAAAACGCAGCACCTGCTATGTTGGCGGCATTGCCCAGAAAGGTCCGCACGGTTTGCAGTCCACCGAACCTGCATACCCACCCTTCCGCTTTGTAAATGCGCGTAACGTCGCCTGCCCGGCAAAAGGCAAAGGCAAACCGCTACAGCATACCAATGTATCCAAGGAACAAATCGTAGCCTGGAATCCGGAAATTCTCTTTGTGGATATATCCACTTCACAACTGGGTGAAAATGCAGGAGCCATTTATGAATTAACGACTGATCCGGCCTACATGTCCCTTGATGCGGTTTCTTCAGGTAATGTATACACCGTGCTCCCCTATAACTGGTATTCCCGCAACTACGGTTCCATCATTGCCGATGCATTTTACGTAGGTAAGGTGCTCTACCCGGAAAGATTCAAGGATATTGATCCGGAGATTAAAGCAAATGAAATATACTCCTTTATGGTCGGTAAACCGGTGCTGCAAACCATGGAAAAGGCATTTAGCGTTAAGGGCTTCCAGAAACTGGAGCTGTACTAG
- a CDS encoding rubredoxin, translated as MAEPKDIYQCQMSNCGFIYNPDKGDRKGKIAKGTAFADLPEDWKCPVCGASKKAFKPLG; from the coding sequence ATGGCCGAACCTAAAGACATATACCAATGCCAAATGAGTAATTGCGGTTTTATTTACAACCCAGATAAAGGGGACCGCAAAGGTAAAATAGCTAAGGGAACTGCCTTTGCAGACCTGCCCGAAGATTGGAAATGCCCGGTTTGCGGCGCAAGCAAAAAAGCATTCAAGCCGCTGGGTTAA
- the rbr gene encoding rubrerythrin: MPELKGSKTEKNILTAFAGESQARNRYTYFASKAKKEGYVQISKIFEETANQEKEHAKRLFKLLEGGEVEISASFPAGVIGSTVENLKEAAGGESYEWNEMYPEFAETAEEEGFTTIAAIFRSIAVAEKFHEKRYLALAKNIEDDRVFKKDTGIVWQCQNCGYTHEGDSAPHKCPACDHPQAHFQVICENW, from the coding sequence ATGCCCGAACTCAAAGGTTCTAAAACAGAAAAAAATATTTTAACCGCATTCGCCGGTGAATCTCAGGCCCGCAACCGTTACACCTACTTTGCCTCCAAGGCTAAGAAAGAGGGCTACGTTCAAATTTCCAAGATATTTGAGGAAACCGCAAATCAGGAAAAAGAACACGCTAAAAGACTGTTCAAACTTCTTGAAGGCGGCGAAGTTGAAATTTCTGCATCTTTCCCGGCAGGTGTTATCGGTTCTACCGTTGAGAACCTCAAGGAAGCAGCCGGTGGCGAAAGTTACGAATGGAACGAAATGTATCCGGAATTCGCTGAAACTGCGGAAGAAGAAGGTTTCACAACTATTGCCGCAATATTCAGATCGATTGCTGTTGCCGAAAAGTTTCACGAAAAAAGATATCTTGCACTTGCCAAAAATATCGAAGACGATAGAGTATTTAAGAAGGACACCGGGATTGTCTGGCAGTGCCAGAATTGCGGATACACCCACGAGGGAGATTCAGCTCCTCACAAATGTCCTGCATGTGACCATCCTCAGGCACATTTTCAGGTAATCTGTGAGAACTGGTAA
- a CDS encoding desulfoferrodoxin, with amino-acid sequence MAELYEVYKCEACGNITMVLHAGPGNLACCGEDMKLMSENTVDAAKEKHVPVIEKTADGYTVKVGDVAHPMEEKHYIEWIELSCGNARMIKQLKPGEAPEAKFCCCKESTEPVVARAYCNLHGLWKA; translated from the coding sequence ATGGCTGAATTATACGAAGTTTACAAATGCGAAGCTTGCGGCAACATTACTATGGTCCTTCACGCCGGCCCAGGCAACCTCGCCTGCTGCGGCGAAGATATGAAACTCATGTCTGAAAATACCGTCGATGCTGCTAAAGAAAAACATGTTCCCGTCATTGAAAAGACTGCAGACGGCTATACCGTTAAAGTCGGTGATGTGGCACATCCCATGGAAGAAAAGCATTATATTGAATGGATTGAACTTTCCTGTGGTAATGCCCGTATGATCAAGCAGCTCAAACCCGGTGAAGCACCTGAAGCAAAATTCTGTTGCTGCAAGGAAAGCACCGAGCCTGTTGTTGCACGTGCATACTGTAACCTGCATGGCCTCTGGAAAGCATAA
- a CDS encoding cytochrome ubiquinol oxidase subunit I, with translation MDVLMLSRLQFAMATMFHFIFVPLTLGLSVLVAIMETMYVRTNKDIYLRMTKFWGKLFVINFVLGVVTGITLEFQFGTNWSRYSEYVGDIFGSLLAVEATVAFFMESTFLAAWIFGWKKLSPKMHAASIWIVAIASNISAIWIILANGWMQHPVGYVMRNGRAELENFGEVLSNTFAWGQFLHNAFGSFIVASFFIMSISAYHLLKKNEVEFFNKSFKLGLATAFIFSILVAVQGHSHAQDVAVHQPEKLAAMESLWDTAPDGAPMYLLSMPDEKNEKNAVEFLGIPGGLSFLAFNSFDAPVKGLKEWPKEDRPPVLVTFLSFRLMVGLGTLFPILCIWGWRNRKNLVENKLYLRIMLLALPLPYVSMWAGWAVAEVGRQPWIVYGMMKTTDAVSPIATGQVAFSFIALTSLYTLLGAAEIFLLAKFARRGPQPEKA, from the coding sequence ATGGATGTTCTAATGCTGTCAAGGCTGCAATTTGCCATGGCAACAATGTTCCACTTCATTTTCGTACCACTCACACTGGGGCTTTCCGTACTGGTTGCCATCATGGAAACCATGTACGTGCGCACAAATAAAGATATTTATCTGCGCATGACCAAATTCTGGGGAAAGCTATTCGTCATCAACTTTGTTCTTGGTGTCGTAACTGGAATCACCCTTGAATTCCAGTTCGGTACCAACTGGTCCCGCTATTCTGAATATGTTGGAGACATCTTTGGATCGCTGCTGGCAGTCGAAGCAACAGTTGCATTTTTTATGGAATCAACTTTTCTGGCCGCATGGATTTTCGGCTGGAAAAAACTCTCCCCCAAAATGCACGCCGCATCCATCTGGATTGTCGCAATTGCTTCCAACATTTCCGCCATCTGGATCATCCTTGCCAATGGCTGGATGCAGCATCCAGTCGGTTATGTGATGCGTAACGGTCGCGCGGAACTGGAAAATTTCGGAGAAGTACTCAGCAACACCTTTGCATGGGGACAGTTTCTCCATAACGCTTTCGGTTCTTTTATTGTGGCTAGCTTCTTTATCATGAGCATCAGTGCTTACCACCTGCTCAAAAAGAATGAAGTGGAATTCTTCAACAAGTCTTTTAAACTTGGCCTCGCCACAGCATTCATTTTCTCAATCCTCGTAGCAGTACAGGGCCACAGCCACGCACAGGACGTAGCCGTACACCAGCCGGAAAAGCTCGCGGCGATGGAGTCCCTTTGGGACACCGCTCCTGACGGCGCACCTATGTACCTGCTTAGTATGCCTGACGAAAAAAACGAAAAAAACGCTGTTGAATTCCTCGGAATTCCCGGCGGCCTGAGTTTTCTCGCTTTCAACAGCTTTGATGCTCCGGTCAAAGGACTCAAGGAATGGCCCAAGGAAGACCGTCCTCCCGTACTGGTAACATTCCTTTCCTTCAGACTTATGGTCGGTCTTGGCACCCTCTTCCCGATACTCTGTATCTGGGGCTGGAGAAACCGCAAGAATCTGGTCGAAAACAAGCTCTACTTGCGGATAATGCTCCTGGCTCTCCCGCTGCCTTACGTCTCCATGTGGGCAGGTTGGGCGGTTGCCGAGGTTGGACGCCAGCCATGGATTGTTTACGGCATGATGAAGACTACTGACGCAGTTTCGCCCATTGCGACAGGTCAGGTGGCTTTCTCCTTCATAGCCCTGACCTCCCTCTACACCCTGCTGGGTGCGGCTGAAATCTTCCTGCTGGCCAAGTTCGCCCGCAGGGGTCCTCAACCCGAAAAGGCCTAG
- a CDS encoding ferritin: MSNKVLEKALNEQLNAEMYSAYLYLSMSAYFSDLGLDGFANWMRVQAQEEQFHAMKFYDYINERGGRVLLSTIEGPKTEWESPLDCVKAVLEHEKHVTSLVNNLVDLAITEKDHATNIFLQWFVTEQVEEEDNVNAVLNKLRLLEGEGNGMFILDKELSTRVFNAPAE; encoded by the coding sequence ATGTCTAATAAGGTTCTTGAAAAAGCTCTTAACGAGCAGCTCAATGCTGAAATGTACTCTGCTTACCTTTACCTTTCCATGTCCGCTTACTTCAGCGATCTCGGATTGGACGGTTTTGCCAACTGGATGCGGGTACAGGCACAGGAAGAACAATTCCACGCCATGAAGTTCTACGATTACATCAATGAACGCGGCGGACGCGTATTGTTATCCACCATCGAAGGTCCCAAAACTGAATGGGAATCCCCGCTGGACTGCGTTAAAGCCGTTCTTGAACACGAAAAACATGTAACCTCCCTTGTTAACAACCTCGTGGACCTCGCCATCACTGAAAAGGACCACGCCACCAACATCTTCCTGCAGTGGTTCGTAACCGAACAGGTTGAAGAGGAAGATAACGTAAACGCAGTGCTGAACAAACTGCGTCTGCTGGAAGGGGAAGGCAACGGTATGTTCATTCTCGATAAGGAACTGTCCACCCGCGTATTCAACGCACCCGCTGAATAG
- a CDS encoding FprA family A-type flavoprotein encodes MRPVEIKEGVHWIGVVDWNCRNFHGYARSANGTTYNAFYIEDEKKVLVDTVSKSCEGQFICNLTHLTKPEEIDYIVVNHLEPDHAGCLETMVKMCKPEKIFVSVMGGKALKTFFDCEEWPIHVVKPGEEVSIGKRTLRFYETRMLHWPDNMYTFVPEEKMLFTSDSFGQNIAASERWADEMSKEVVEDHMQQYYANIITPYSSKVIKTLETFAGLNLDVEMILPDHGLMFRGDDCAFALEKYMEYAKQEPKNKATLFYDTMWSSTERMINAVASGLVSEGISVKIMSVKANHHSDIMSEVFDSAAIVVGSPTHNNGILPGMADALTYVKGLRPKNKIGAAVGSFGWSGECVNILNEWLEKMGCDIIEPQIKAKNRPSHDTLKECFQLGVSIAAAIKEKTGK; translated from the coding sequence GTGAGACCTGTTGAAATTAAAGAAGGCGTACATTGGATCGGAGTCGTGGACTGGAACTGCCGTAACTTTCACGGTTATGCCCGTTCCGCAAACGGAACCACATACAACGCTTTTTACATTGAAGATGAAAAAAAAGTTCTGGTAGATACTGTCTCTAAAAGTTGTGAAGGCCAGTTTATCTGCAACCTCACACACCTGACCAAACCGGAAGAAATCGACTACATCGTTGTCAACCATCTCGAGCCGGACCACGCAGGTTGCCTCGAAACAATGGTCAAGATGTGCAAGCCGGAAAAGATCTTTGTCTCCGTCATGGGCGGAAAGGCTCTGAAAACATTCTTTGACTGCGAAGAATGGCCCATCCACGTTGTCAAACCCGGCGAAGAAGTTTCCATCGGTAAACGCACATTGCGTTTTTACGAAACCCGCATGCTGCACTGGCCGGACAACATGTACACCTTTGTACCTGAAGAAAAAATGCTCTTCACAAGTGATTCCTTCGGACAGAACATCGCCGCCAGTGAACGCTGGGCTGATGAAATGAGCAAAGAAGTGGTCGAAGACCATATGCAGCAGTACTATGCGAACATCATCACCCCTTACTCTTCCAAGGTAATCAAGACCCTCGAAACCTTCGCGGGCCTCAACCTTGATGTCGAAATGATCCTGCCTGACCACGGACTCATGTTCCGCGGTGATGATTGCGCTTTCGCACTTGAAAAATACATGGAATACGCAAAACAGGAACCCAAAAACAAGGCAACCCTGTTTTACGACACCATGTGGAGCTCCACCGAGCGCATGATCAACGCTGTTGCTTCCGGTCTCGTTTCCGAAGGCATTTCCGTTAAAATCATGTCCGTTAAGGCCAACCACCACAGCGACATCATGAGCGAAGTCTTCGACTCCGCCGCCATTGTCGTCGGTTCTCCGACTCATAACAACGGCATCCTGCCCGGCATGGCCGATGCACTGACCTACGTTAAGGGACTGCGTCCCAAAAACAAAATCGGTGCTGCTGTCGGTTCCTTCGGCTGGTCAGGAGAATGCGTAAACATTCTGAACGAATGGCTTGAAAAAATGGGCTGCGATATCATCGAACCCCAGATCAAAGCCAAAAACCGTCCCAGCCACGACACTCTTAAAGAGTGCTTTCAGCTTGGTGTTTCCATTGCAGCCGCAATCAAGGAAAAAACCGGTAAATAA